In one window of Dokdonia sp. PRO95 DNA:
- a CDS encoding POTRA domain-containing protein — protein sequence MTSFLFSQEPIIEEITFEGLKRVDESLLRRLIKVKSQTAYDSIKVATDIERLNRLPAIANATVVQTKLTDSTYKLTYKIVENFTIIPGLRISEANDGSFAFRVSAFEFNFLGQSQILGGFYQRDVFDSYGAYWEAPFLITNKLGLGVNYIKNVTFEPVYLGETPINYKKDDVGAEVYGLYEIDFHNKAELGVRVYKESYDIDDTEVQSVLPAVLDANKVSLRGEYETNFLNITYQYVEGVRNLLDVRYILGGDGLLEEGLVAQNATEYFKKVGTKGNWASRLQLGYASYNESEFAPFTVDNQFNLRGAGNDIDRGTSFVFVNTEYRHTLIEKDWFVLQGNAFVDAGSIRSPREGFDDLASINNVELYSGLGVRFIHKRIFNAVIRLDYGVGLGATQNRGLVFGIGQYF from the coding sequence ATGACTTCATTTCTTTTTTCACAAGAACCTATTATAGAAGAAATCACTTTTGAGGGATTAAAACGTGTAGATGAATCTTTATTGAGAAGGCTTATTAAAGTAAAATCACAAACGGCATATGACTCTATTAAAGTCGCAACAGATATTGAGCGTTTAAATAGACTACCAGCCATTGCAAATGCAACCGTTGTTCAAACTAAACTTACAGACAGCACGTACAAACTCACCTATAAGATTGTCGAAAATTTTACCATTATCCCAGGATTGCGCATCTCTGAGGCAAACGATGGTAGTTTTGCTTTTCGCGTAAGCGCATTCGAATTTAATTTTCTTGGTCAAAGTCAGATACTTGGTGGCTTTTATCAGCGGGATGTTTTTGACTCTTATGGAGCTTACTGGGAAGCACCTTTCTTAATTACTAACAAATTGGGCTTAGGTGTCAACTATATTAAAAATGTGACTTTTGAACCTGTTTACTTAGGTGAAACTCCTATAAACTACAAGAAAGATGATGTAGGTGCAGAGGTTTATGGATTGTATGAAATAGATTTTCACAACAAGGCAGAGTTAGGAGTGAGAGTATACAAAGAATCTTACGACATCGATGATACGGAGGTGCAAAGTGTACTGCCAGCAGTACTTGATGCAAATAAAGTATCCCTACGCGGAGAGTATGAGACTAATTTTTTAAACATCACGTATCAATATGTAGAGGGAGTGCGCAATCTTCTTGATGTGCGTTATATTTTAGGCGGTGATGGTCTCTTAGAAGAAGGGCTTGTAGCACAAAATGCAACAGAGTATTTTAAAAAAGTAGGCACAAAGGGTAATTGGGCAAGTAGACTACAGCTAGGGTATGCTTCTTATAACGAATCTGAGTTTGCTCCTTTTACGGTTGATAATCAGTTTAATCTTAGAGGAGCAGGTAATGATATTGATAGAGGGACATCCTTTGTCTTTGTAAATACAGAATATAGGCACACACTTATAGAAAAGGATTGGTTTGTACTTCAAGGAAATGCTTTTGTAGATGCTGGGTCAATACGAAGTCCTAGAGAGGGTTTTGATGATCTAGCGAGTATCAATAATGTAGAGTTGTACTCTGGTTTAGGAGTGCGCTTTATACATAAACGTATCTTCAACGCTGTCATTAGGTTGGATTATGGAGTAGGACTTGGAGCAACTCAAAATCGCGGACTTGTATTTGGGATAGGGCAGTATTTTTAA
- a CDS encoding glycoside hydrolase TIM-barrel-like domain-containing protein yields the protein MKNIIGCFFLLICLQACTAQKTEEKKINGVSFVANRNPVDSTHISPVQRINANYAAVMPFGFVPQMDKPQIVYNTDRQWYGETREGGRNYVSELHKANIDVMVKPQIWIRRGEFTGYLKMETEEEWLALEQSYRDFIMDYATLAQEEGAAIFCIGTELEQFVTNRPDFWAQLIIDIRKVYNGKLTYAANWDEYKKTPFWSQLDYIGIDAYFPVCDDQTPSVECVTAGWQRWKEEMSAFAKAENRKVIFTEFGYRSVDYTGKEPWKADRSMTTVNLEGQAQATQALFNTVWDEEWMAGGFIWKWFIKHDEVGGPENNQFTPQNKPAEAVIRQHYGKY from the coding sequence ATGAAAAATATTATAGGATGTTTCTTTTTATTGATTTGTCTACAAGCATGTACCGCTCAAAAAACAGAAGAAAAGAAAATCAACGGGGTGAGTTTTGTTGCAAATCGTAATCCGGTAGATAGCACTCATATAAGCCCTGTACAACGTATAAATGCAAACTATGCTGCGGTAATGCCGTTTGGGTTTGTGCCACAAATGGACAAGCCGCAAATTGTTTATAATACAGATAGGCAGTGGTATGGTGAGACCAGAGAAGGAGGTCGCAATTATGTGTCAGAACTTCATAAAGCAAATATTGATGTAATGGTAAAACCTCAGATATGGATACGTCGTGGTGAGTTTACTGGTTACCTCAAGATGGAGACAGAAGAGGAGTGGCTGGCACTTGAGCAATCGTATCGTGATTTTATAATGGATTATGCCACACTGGCGCAAGAGGAAGGAGCAGCTATATTTTGTATAGGTACAGAGCTAGAGCAATTTGTAACAAACAGACCAGATTTTTGGGCGCAACTTATTATTGATATAAGAAAGGTGTACAATGGTAAACTTACGTATGCTGCAAACTGGGATGAGTATAAGAAAACCCCATTCTGGAGCCAACTAGACTACATAGGGATTGATGCTTATTTTCCTGTTTGTGATGATCAAACGCCATCTGTGGAGTGTGTTACAGCTGGATGGCAACGATGGAAGGAGGAGATGTCCGCTTTCGCGAAAGCGGAAAACCGCAAAGTGATTTTTACAGAATTTGGTTACCGCTCTGTAGATTATACGGGCAAAGAACCTTGGAAGGCAGATAGGTCTATGACCACCGTAAATCTTGAAGGACAGGCACAAGCGACGCAAGCTCTCTTTAATACAGTATGGGATGAAGAGTGGATGGCAGGAGGATTTATCTGGAAATGGTTTATAAAACATGATGAGGTAGGAGGTCCAGAAAACAACCAGTTTACACCTCAAAATAAACCAGCCGAAGCTGTAATAAGACAGCATTATGGTAAGTATTAA
- a CDS encoding DUF547 domain-containing protein yields the protein MKSITNLALLLVITLSSVHIQAQDTASFFADADTFFKANVKNGLVNYAAVKANPQALDELLENAASISVSTSDAATYQSFWINAYNLAVIKGITEKYPVKQPLSIKGFFDKNTFKLGGTNITLNDIENKKLRAQFPGEPRFHFVLVCAGLGCPPIINEAYTPAKLKSQLQRQTTLALNNPNFIKVKGNKVQISQIFEWYKEDFVRNGTEIDFLNKYRKEAISSDAKLSYYPYDWTLNDTK from the coding sequence ATGAAATCAATTACCAACCTCGCACTACTTCTTGTAATCACCTTGTCAAGTGTGCATATCCAAGCTCAAGATACTGCATCATTTTTTGCTGATGCAGATACTTTTTTTAAGGCAAACGTAAAAAACGGTTTAGTTAATTATGCCGCTGTAAAGGCAAACCCGCAAGCGCTAGATGAGCTATTAGAAAATGCAGCATCTATATCTGTAAGCACATCTGATGCGGCAACGTATCAATCGTTTTGGATTAACGCATACAATCTAGCAGTAATAAAAGGAATCACAGAGAAATATCCGGTAAAGCAACCACTATCTATAAAAGGTTTCTTTGATAAAAACACCTTCAAGTTAGGCGGGACAAATATCACTTTAAACGATATAGAAAATAAGAAGTTAAGAGCACAATTTCCAGGTGAACCTCGTTTTCACTTTGTGCTAGTATGTGCAGGACTAGGATGTCCTCCTATCATCAATGAGGCATATACACCAGCCAAATTAAAATCACAATTACAACGCCAGACTACGCTTGCTTTAAATAATCCTAACTTCATTAAAGTGAAAGGAAATAAGGTGCAGATTTCTCAAATATTTGAATGGTATAAAGAAGATTTTGTACGCAATGGTACAGAGATAGATTTTTTAAATAAATACCGGAAAGAGGCTATTTCTAGTGATGCAAAGCTGTCATACTACCCTTATGACTGGACACTTAATGATACTAAATAA